In Camelina sativa cultivar DH55 chromosome 17, Cs, whole genome shotgun sequence, the genomic stretch AGCATCCGTCAATCCCATGAAAAGCATATAGAATGGCCTCCGTCACGTTTACCACGACAAGGGCCTCGTTCATAAATGTACCAAATACATTCTCTACAGACTCCATATGGACTTGTTTCACTGTCATCTCTATCTGccctaaaaatatcaaatttctttttactcCCGGGCCATTCGAAACTGCAATTATACGTTGTTGTTCCACGAAGATTGACACGAAACCTAAAATCAAAACGAGCACCAATGGGAAGCTCTCTTATCCCTAAATCTTTCTCTTTATTCATGCAATGTACGACCAGTTTTGTACGCGTGGCCAATGTGTTAAAGATCGTGACATGTTTAGGCGCAAACAGCAAAATTTCATCGATGGAcgaatgatttttaaaagatgatgTTCTTTTGAGGATAAATAGGAATAAGAGAAGCAAGAGAGTGAAGTGGTTATTTGTTGAGGAATCCATGGATCCGGATTGGATTAAAGGGTTggtgaaagataaaaaaatgttttgttttgcaagTAGAATTTATagatggaaaaaaacatttattatatcCTATAATGAGTCACTGGATGGGTAAAGGATGTGATGTGAAAATCTGTTGTTCTTTAATAATaatctgaaaaatataaattagtttttcttctttttttgggtttatatttatattataaaatatatatcgaTTGATCTTTATAGTTTAGTTAGTATATttgaaagtaaacaaaaaacaagatctCTCAAATTGTCTTTTATAAGATAGACGGGAGacaagagggagaagaagagaaaaaaggtgTGACGGAGGGGGTGATGTGAATGGTCTCTCTCCATAATCCCAACGAACCCTTAGGCGTCGCCTTTAGAATCacacagaacaaaacaaagtgaGACAAACACACATTTGATTCCTTGATTTAGAAGTTTGACAAGGACAAAGAAGATGGAAACACTACTTCTTTGGTTCTACGAGTTAATTTTACAAGCTGAATCTGTGAATCTGTGATGAAGCTCACAACTCTATCTAAggacaaaacataaacataaaatcatatacaGTATCTTCACCTTTTCATTTTAAGTTGATGAAGCGAGACAAATtgttatacatataaaaaatttgCTTTTATACAAAACATCAACTATGCATGTTTAAATTATGATAGAGATAGCAAATTAGTAACAAAAAACTACTAGACATACATACAAGTCCTGTTACTAGCTCATAgagtgatatatataaatatagccACGTTGGTTGTGATTGgatgatctcttaatttggaATGGGAGAATCAAAGAATCTATAACTTTACTCGAGAAAAAAACATCGtcaataaacttttaaaagaagaaacccTCTCTAccttattttaatttaaagcCGTCCACGCAAATAAAAGTGAACCGATCATATACCATACACCTGTTAAATTAAAGTAAGATAACTTTAGgcttatgaaattatatatacttggtCCATAAATGACAACAACGATGGTCCAGTGACATGGAAAGCTCGTCTCGGATTTAGAGCGAATATAAAACGAATCTATATTTGAGTTGCATGGTTATATTAAAAAGACTTAAAACAATTATTAGAAGATAAGAAGATGACAAATATGTAACAACAATTTCAagcaaattatatatgtttattaatactCCAATACAACAAAATGGAAGATAAATGCCATAATCACTCTAAGATAATTAAGATGGCCACTGAAAACAGTAAGGAGCCCCTCCATCGCGTCTAACACGACATGGACCTGACTCGTTAATATACCAAATACATTCTTTGCAGATTCCACATACACTTTTTGAATTATCATCTCTATCCGTTCTAAAAATATCAAACGTCTTTACATTTCCTGCCCACGAGAAAGTGCAAGTGTATGTTGTTGTTCTGCGTAGATTGACACGAAAGCTGAAACCTACACTTTGTTGAGATTGGATCGCAGGAAACGTCAAATCTTTCTCTTTATTCCTACAGTGCACGACCAATCCTTCATGTGAGTTCAATGTGTTATAGATCACAACATGTTTAGGTGAGAACAGTAAACTTCCATCGACAGGTGAAAAGTTTCCAATCGCTAACGACGTTTCGAAAATAACTAGAAATGTGATTAGCACGAAAATGAAAAGTTGATATGTCGAGGAAGCCATGGATGTGGTTTAGTTTAAGAGTGTGTGAGATAATATTTGCTTTGTTTGAAAAACATGGATTTATAGATGAAACTACATTTATTTGGCTTAATGTTTTTACGGCAAAATTATCTTTGAAGATAAAAGTGAGAATCTTTAGTTTGTAACTTATATTCAAACATactaaaaaaatagatatttaaatcattattattGTTTGACTACAAAGACGCTCAATCCATGGAGTTTTCTATTTTCTGCATATAAACtctgattttgttatttaataagcAATTTCTTCAATAGGTATTTATCTAATTATTCATAAtgatcataaaattttatatttatagtatcagataattatttaaagttttttatttggttattaatATCATAGTGTAATAGGGGAATCTGCTTAGtttaatggtaaaaaaattatctgTTGCCTACTAAAACCATCAGATTAATTAGGTTCAATTCATAATTCATGAACCATGTAAGTTTCAATTTATTATGTTATGAATTTTGTTGGGTTGGTCTATTTGACACTTTTGATTTAGAACAACATTTAATTCATTATTCATATATAAGTCTATTACCTCTCACAATCTAATTTGTATTATCTTCggaaattcaaagaaaaaaaaattcaaactgtACTACTATTTGATATTAACAACCCAAATAAATACCGCCATTGAATTGACTCAAACATTGACTATAACGTATGTGATACTAAATAATTACATTACTCACACGaataataaatcaatttaaatttacttaattCGGAACTATATATGttcaaaccaaaatttaaataacgTATTGCAGGCTGCAGCTGGCGTTTTCTGCAAATGTTTTCGCCcttttgtattttctaatacgaatattccaaaaaaaaaaaaagattgtacaTTTCAATTAATAGCCAAACAAATTTTGACGTGGCAAAAATTAAAGGGAGCCAAATCTTTTTAGTGGTACTGGAGAGAACAAAAAGGAACTATATCCCTTTATATTTATCATAGTGTATATTTGGTAGTACACCTTCATGACTATATATGGCCGGGGACCATGAGGAATATTCATATGAACTTAGAACTTCATGATTATCTTCatatgaatatgaatatgaatatTCATGATTATCACAACCGAAACTACATTTCTGTGGCTTAATGTTTTTACAGAAAAATTATCTTCTAGGATAAACGTGAGGATCTTTAGTTTGTAACATATAATACGCAGTTACAAGcatactaaagaaaaaaaggatgTTTACTGGTTTcttaatcattattattttttggagaTAAAATGGTCAAGTCCATGGAGTTTTCTATTTTCCTACtataaaaatttcatttaattagCAAAATTTTCAATAGGTGTTTATCTAATTATTcataatgataataaaatttgatatttatggtAGCAGATAAatatcaataaccaataatcatatTAATGGAATCAagaaaatctatactattaaagcaagagtactcactagactcaaattggaccatgactttgttttggtagaGAATcgtctaattaaattaaattaccCTATAGTTTAGATTTCTCTAAATGACGTTTATACTATTTGGTCGACAACATATTTATCACCGGGTTGAGACGCGGATCCTGTATGACCCGACAATAGTAGACTACAAAACACGCGGATCCGTTTGTAATCCGAGTTGATACTATTCGGATCGtgtatttggtttgattcaagaaCAATTATTCCCGTCACCAAGCAGAAGTATAATtcctataaataaggaaactggtatccgagtatttaatggcttcagtaatatcaaatattaactactaccatacttaatctctataattattacgaatattaataataatgagaaatctttaatacttatcgattgtgactttgttgcttccaaaataatcaatagattaaatacgaaattgtatatatatatgtaaacttatttgatttgcttttatattgtgagatatttacggaaacaacaaatcaacttaatacaattaaataaaaacaaatcattatttagtttagatttttcaatatttccttaacgaaattatagtaattaattatgattagtatagatggaaagaataaaaaacgcaGAAactatctatattaacatttttgaagtacattttgtgttatgtccttttagttttgtttattttaaaagttatttacaacatttacccctaaaaaaattccaaaactaacattactacaaattttgtttcctaaatattttacaattcattccaactaaataaataacagcaatcaatatggaaatataaactatcatatatttaccCACACATTCTTTTGTGttctgaaaatattttatatctgaatccttcgcaaacaaagaaaacaacaatttgattcccattttgtttttcaaaacctgTGAGCATTATTAACGTAAGAAACACTTCGactgacatttatttaaatattatatttaacatatgtaaacttaataaaaaatttagttattacgaatatataaaattaaaaaagttttaaatactatatattgtggttatatagtagatgagttataaagaggagatgttgaaatttataaaatattattaaatttgtgttaacacgggttaaatcctcatttaattatttatcaacactactaatattagaatagttgacataaaatcaagttaatttaactaagattgtgtaaaataattaaatcactaggaaaattgtgacttaatcacaacatataaattacttattatgtatttagatcccttattttttgttataataactaaaaatcaaaatagaatctacactaaacaaaacaaactaaatataacaaacaaatggtcatcaAGTGTATTgtgggttaaaaaaataatataaacatttatccGCAAAACAatcggaaaatttagttatttctctatttacaaaacatccaatatttaataaatagatacaacataaatataaattatcataaaaattatatgtctgtgggttaaaatctagtatatatgtaaagttgtaaactaatttacagaaaaggtGTACTGTATGTctcacatcgactaaatattttggaatatggttcataatcactataaatatatgactaatatgttttgagtacaaatgagcaggaagcaTGATTTATCAGATATCCAAATTTAAccgtttaatttggttctatatttcagcatatttaaacttttaaaaaataaacatattaataatatatttacgttttttaaaaagtttaagagattataaatatttaaatttttacagaatatttaaattattataaatatttgaactccgtcgaaagtttaaaatattataatatatttaaagtctataaaaatatttaagtaatattaatatttttactcttaaaaattataaaaaaaaagtttgagttaatgtgacaacccgtcccgcggaccccactagcccaccgctagctgccccaacgaaCCATCTGTGGACCCTGttagcccactgctagccggcccaacagactccaagctggccctgcagggcatcgatcctaacccatcattgtggatatcccaatccaccagtagattattggtgcgccaggcgttcctcgaaccctggtcctcaccctttaacaaccttcccacaggacaagctgtcaccaattgatctctgttgggccggctagcagtgggctagcagggtccacagaTGGttcgttggggcagctagcggtgggctagtggggtccgcaggacgggttgtcacataaaaatcgatttttatgtaacaacccgtctcgtggaccccactagcctcactgctagcctgCTAGTCTCACTGCTagcccgctagcctcactgctagccgcccaaacggaccccaagctggccctgcagggcatcgatcctaacccatcactgtggaaatccacatccaccagtaggttattggtgcgccaggcgttcctcgaaccctggtcctcaccctttaacaaccttcccacaggacaagctgtcaccaattgatctctgttgggccggctagcagtgggctagcagggtccacagaTGGttcgttggggcagctagcggtgggctagtggggtccgcaggacgggttgtcacataaaaatcgatttttatgtaacaacccgtctcgtggaccccactagcctcactgctagcctgCTAGTCTCACTGCTagcccgctagcctcactgctagccgcccaaacggaccccaagctggccctgcagggcatcgatcctaacccatcactgtggaaatccacatccaccagtaggttattggtgcgccaggcgttcctcgaaccctggtcctcaccctttaacaaccttcccacaggacaagctgtcaccaattgatctctgttgggccggctagcagtgggctagcagggtccacagaTGGttcgttggggcagctagcggtgggctagtggggtccgcaggacgggttgtcacataaaaatcgatttttatgtaacaacccgtctcgtggaccccactagcctcactgctagcctgCTAGTCTCACTGCTagcccgctagcctcactgctagccgcccaaacggaccccaagctggccctgcagggcatcgatcctaacccatcactgtggaaatccacatccaccagtaggttattggtgcgccaggcgttcctcgaaccctggtcctcaccctttaacaaccttcccacaggacaagctgtcacaaACTCAATTACTAAATCTTCTTTAATCGACCAACATCTATtacatttattttcataaaatcttaataacatctatacattctgtttttccaaaaataattatacccattaaagttttaagccattaaatctccaaaactatttttagggatgctagaatctctcaaatttaaatagtATACAACgaattttccataacaaaagtttataatctccatatctatattaacattaatacagttcctaaaccgaaaatccaattttaGAATGATTAGAAACCCAATATTCGCAAATATTCAACTTTAGCAAGAATACATACATTTAAttcagtatatattttatttagaaactggatctatatatataatttttaagtacattttgggttctacccttttagttatactaaattaaaaagttaatctcttgatatatacaaaataacaaaatcttaactaaaaatctcattaaaatcaaaactgatatagaatatatataatcctTTTGTTGCATAATCGTAATGTAACATATATAGAAACTGAATGAATTTATTAAACaccataattcataaaatcggATAATAATTTACTCATATTTTGGATTGccttatatttttggaaatatattgaTTAACATTATTGAGcaattaattatttctatatcatataatttagattttttattgcAATTGGAAATTTCTATATAATACTCTCACGCTCATAAACacaatcccctatataataaaacggaagtacacaacattgttttgtagactatataattataataagttggttacaaataggttatagattaagttttatattatttgtatagtctggatttattaTTTCCAAAAATCATAAAGAGAATATCCTAAAGAATCaattgatatcatctaacttaccgtattaatttctttgattaaattattcatcaaataaaatcctttgatatattacttaacatattaatttgttaattatcattatatttcacctctcattttcatttttatatatgagtctattttgtgaaacaaataaattatcatattatttattataattaaagatataccataagttgaatttttaaaaacaaatataaatgattcaatctataaaatattcaagttttattaatattattctttgaaaataatatctattgaatttaaatttttactgagtaatgggccaaaatttgaatatttaaattcagtttcatacttttttgttgaattttataattttatataatataataaactttaaataatttattttgaaatatttttaaaatattgaaacttgatattaaagttaaaaactataaacactctaaattggtttgttatagcaatgtcaataatatgtcactataatatgaaagaatttcaaaaaaccaaatatattaaaacaaaaagtataacaatatattaaattactcataatataataactcgctttttaaaaatcaaattcataaaatatgtcttataatgacattcaagtcataagttagaatatacattgttgaaataacttcacatacataaactaatacaacatattaaaattttattttaaaataaaaaatataaaaaaatttataaaataaaatttaaccagtgttatggCACGGGTACATCTAgaatattaacaatataaaacttacaaaataagtgtatTTTTCAAGACATTATATttatcatatgattttattgcataatattttatccaaaaaaacttttaaaaacaatcacataaattgtattttatataaaaaattacaatataaataaaatgaatttcaatccgtgctagAGTatgggtcttaatctagttttgttattaatattatagTGTAATAGGGGAATCTGCTTAGTTTAAaggtaaataatttatatattacctaCTAAAACCATCAGATTAATTAGGTTCAATTCATAATTCATGAACCATGTAAGTTTCAATTTATTAGATTATGGATTTTGTTGGGTTGGTCTATTTCACACTTTTAATTTAGAATAACATTTATCTAATTTGTATTATCTTCGGAAATtcaaaggaaaaagaaactCAAGCTGTATTACTATTTGGTGTAAACAACCCAATTAAATCCTGCCATTGAATTGActcaaacatattttaaattacgTATAGCAGCTGGCGTTTTTTGCAAATGTTTTCgcacttttgtatttttttaatacgaatattccaagaagaaaaaaaagaagattgtaCTACATTTTAATGGCCAAACAAATTTTGACGTGGCAAAAAGTAAAGGGAGCCAAATCTTTTGAGTGGCACTGAAAGAGAGATCAAAAAGAGCAATGAAAAAGAGATAGCAAAAGCTCACTTTTTTGGCAACAGCATGTGGCTATCTCTTCTCTACATGTCCCTGTCTCTGCTTACGTGTAATTTTCTCCTCTTTGTGTCTTGTGGCTCTGTGCGTtccattattaatttaataccAACCTCAGCCTCTTCTTATACATAGTCTTGTATCTGACCTCAAATAAAGAATAAACACACATAACATCAAATCTAATCTCCTCtgcttcatctttcttttttctgtctttATGTCTTCAAAGATTGGTATGTCTGAAGTTAGAGATACTCCGGTTAANttttaaaaacaatcacataaattgtattttatataaaaaattacaatataaataaaatgaatttcaatccgtgctagAGTatgggtcttaatctagttttgttattaatattatagTGTAATAGGGGAATCTGCTTAGTTTAAaggtaaataatttatatattacctaCTAAAACCATCAGATTAATTAGGTTCAATTCATAATTCATGAACCATGTAAGTTTCAATTTATTAGATTATGGATTTTGTTGGGTTGGTCTATTTCACACTTTTAATTTAGAATAACATTTATCTAATTTGTATTATCTTCGGAAATtcaaaggaaaaagaaactCAAGCTGTATTACTATTTGGTGTAAACAACCCAATTAAATCCTGCCATTGAATTGActcaaacatattttaaattacgTATAGCAGCTGGCGTTTTTTGCAAATGTTTTCgcacttttgtatttttttaatacgaatattccaagaagaaaaaaaagaagattgtaCTACATTTTAATGGCCAAACAAATTTTGACGTGGCAAAAAGTAAAGGGAGCCAAATCTTTTGAGTGGCACTGAAAGAGAGATCAAAAAGAGCAATGAAAAAGAGATAGCAAAAGCTCACTTTTTTGGCAACAGCATGTGGCTATCTCTTCTCTACATGTCCCTGTCTCTGCTTACGTGTAATTTTCTCCTCTTTGTGTCTTGTGGCTCTGTGCGTtccattattaatttaataccAACCTCAGCCTCTTCTTATACATAGTCTTGTATCTGACCTCAAATAAAGAATAAACACACATAACATCAAATCTAATCTCCTCtgcttcatctttcttttttctgtctttATGTCTTCAAAGATTGGTATGTCTGAAGTTAGAGATACTCCGGTTAANNNNNNNNNNNNNNNNNNNNNNNNNNNNNNNNNNNNNNNNNNNNNNNNNNNNNNNNNNNNNNNNNNNNNNNNNNNNNNNNNNNNNNNNNNNNNNNNNNNNNNNNNNNNNNNNNNNNNNNNNNNNNNNNNNNNNNNNNNNNNNNNNNNNNNNNNNNNNNNNNNNNNNNNNNNNNNNNNNNNNNNNNNNNNNNNNNNNNNNNNNNNNNNNNNNNNNNNNNNNNNNNNNNNNNNNNNNNNNNNNNNNNNNNNNNNNNNNNNNNNNNNNNNNNNNNNNNNNNNNNNNNNNNNNNNNNNNNNNNNNNNNNNNNNNNNNNNNNNNNNNNNNNNNNNNNNNNNNNNNNNNNNNNNNNNNNNNNNNNNNNNNNNNNNNNNNNNNNNNNNNNNNNNNNNNNNNNNNNNNNNNNNNNNNNNNNNNNNNNNNNNNNNNNNNNNNNNNNNNNNNNNNNNNNNNNNNNNNNNNNNNNNNNNNNNNNNNNNNNNNNNNNNNNNNNNNNNNNNNNNNNNNNNNNNNNNNNNNNNNNNNNNNNNNNNNNNNNNNNNNNNNNNNNNNNNNNNNNNNNNNNNNNNNNNNNNNNNNNNNNNNNNNNNNNNNNNNNNNNNNNNNNNNNNNNNNNNNNNNNNNNNNNNNNNNNNNNNNNNNNNNNNNNNNNNNNNNNNNNNNNNNNNNNNNNNNNNNNNNNNNNNNNNNNNNNNNNNNNNNNNNNNNNNNNNNNNNNNNNNNNNNNNNNNNNNNNNNNNNNNNNNNNNNNNNNNNNNNNN encodes the following:
- the LOC109130183 gene encoding uncharacterized protein LOC109130183 — translated: MDSSTNNHFTLLLLLFLFILKRTSSFKNHSSIDEILLFAPKHVTIFNTLATRTKLVVHCMNKEKDLGIRELPIGARFDFRFRVNLRGTTTYNCSFEWPGSKKKFDIFRADRDDSETSPYGVCRECIWYIYERGPCRGKRDGGHSICFSWD
- the LOC109130173 gene encoding uncharacterized protein LOC109130173; amino-acid sequence: MASSTYQLFIFVLITFLVIFETSLAIGNFSPVDGSLLFSPKHVVIYNTLNSHEGLVVHCRNKEKDLTFPAIQSQQSVGFSFRVNLRRTTTYTCTFSWAGNVKTFDIFRTDRDDNSKSVCGICKECIWYINESGPCRVRRDGGAPYCFQWPS